In Qipengyuania psychrotolerans, one DNA window encodes the following:
- a CDS encoding ammonium transporter encodes MRKIFTGAAMLGASFAAASAAFAQEAAEVAAAVPNPGNNAWMMTATVLVMLMILPGLALFYGGLTRAKNMLSTMTQIGATAALAMLIWVMWGFSLAFGSETYEGTLGLFISGGSYFLSGMDASTTAATFTDEVISEYVFVSFQMTFAAITAALILGATAERMKFNAVMVFVPIWLTIVYFPIAHMVWAGNGLLFAAGALDFAGGTVVHINAGVSGLVLAYLLGKRRGYPAEPMPPHSMVMTMIGTGLLWVGWFGFNAGSALEADGSAGLAMINTFVATAAGALTWMVIERLAGHKGSALGFCSGVIAGLVAVTPAAGNSGPFGAILLGIVSSIVCYLFVAKVKQKFGYDDSLDAFGIHGIGGIVGAIGTAIVYQPWIGGPGDGSVGTLAQLFIQTEGVVVTIVWAAVGTLIAGLIAKALVGLRVTEEEEVNGLDISEHGERAYN; translated from the coding sequence ATGCGTAAGATTTTCACAGGGGCTGCCATGCTGGGCGCCTCTTTCGCCGCTGCGAGTGCAGCATTCGCGCAGGAGGCCGCCGAAGTGGCCGCTGCCGTTCCCAATCCCGGTAACAACGCCTGGATGATGACCGCCACCGTGCTGGTGATGCTCATGATCCTGCCCGGCCTTGCCCTGTTCTATGGCGGTCTGACCCGTGCAAAGAATATGCTCTCCACCATGACCCAGATCGGCGCCACCGCCGCTCTGGCCATGCTGATCTGGGTGATGTGGGGCTTCAGCCTGGCTTTCGGTTCGGAAACTTATGAAGGAACGCTGGGGCTGTTCATCAGCGGAGGCAGCTATTTCCTCTCCGGCATGGATGCCAGCACGACCGCTGCGACCTTCACCGATGAAGTCATCAGCGAATATGTCTTCGTCAGCTTCCAGATGACCTTTGCGGCCATCACCGCCGCCCTGATTCTGGGTGCAACGGCTGAGCGGATGAAGTTCAATGCCGTCATGGTATTTGTCCCGATCTGGCTGACGATTGTCTACTTCCCCATCGCGCATATGGTGTGGGCCGGCAATGGATTGCTATTTGCGGCGGGTGCCCTCGACTTCGCTGGGGGGACCGTCGTTCACATCAATGCAGGTGTCTCGGGCCTGGTGCTCGCTTACCTGCTGGGCAAGCGCCGCGGTTATCCGGCAGAGCCTATGCCGCCGCACTCCATGGTCATGACCATGATCGGCACTGGCCTGCTCTGGGTTGGCTGGTTCGGCTTCAATGCCGGATCCGCGCTGGAAGCAGACGGTTCGGCTGGCCTTGCAATGATCAATACCTTCGTTGCCACTGCAGCAGGCGCGCTCACCTGGATGGTGATCGAGCGGCTCGCTGGCCACAAAGGCAGCGCTCTCGGCTTCTGTTCGGGCGTGATCGCAGGCCTTGTCGCGGTCACACCGGCTGCCGGCAACAGCGGCCCGTTCGGGGCGATCCTGCTGGGCATCGTATCGTCGATCGTTTGCTATCTGTTTGTCGCCAAGGTGAAGCAGAAGTTCGGCTATGACGACAGCCTCGATGCTTTCGGCATCCACGGCATCGGCGGCATCGTCGGCGCGATTGGCACCGCCATCGTCTACCAGCCGTGGATCGGCGGACCGGGCGATGGCTCTGTCGGAACACTCGCGCAGCTGTTCATCCAGACCGAGGGCGTCGTCGTGACCATTGTATGGGCTGCCGTCGGCACTTTGATTGCGGGTCTGATTGCCAAGGCTCTCGTCGGTCTGCGTGTCACGGAAGAAGAAGAGGTCAATGGCCTCGACATCTCCGAACATGGAGAACGCGCCTACAACTAA